CGCTGTGGCTGGAACCGTTGCCCGGCGAGTCCCGCGGGGGCGGCTCAGCGACCGGCTCGGTGACCGTCAGGTGGAAGATGCGGCGCTCGTGCAGGCCGCAGTAGTGGTGGTGCAGGTGGCAGGAGTAGGTGCCCTCGTCGGCGGGCTCCAGCGGCTCGATGCGCAGCGAGAAGTCGCCGCGCGCGAAGGCGTCCGCCCCCACCGCCACGCGGTCGCGCAGGAAGGGCGGCGCGTAGGCGCGGCGCTCACCCGAGGCGTACAGGTCCAGCAGGCGGTCGGCGCGGTCGTGCGGCACCCCGGGCGGCTGCCGGTCCCAGTGCACCACCTGCTGCGCCTCCTCCAGGTGCCGGTCGGTCCACACGTGCGCCCGGTTCACGCAGGTCAGCAGCGCGGGCGCGCCGCGCTCCACCACCAGCACCTCCTTCTCGCCGTCCCAGTGCGCGCCGGCCGCCCGGGCTGGGGGTGCAGGTGCGGGTCAGCGCgcgcgggcggggagggggccggcggggggcgcgggcgggggcgggcgcaCTCACGGTTGTCCGTGACCTGGAGGCGTATGGCCAGGGTCTCGTACAGGTGGCAGTAATGGTGGTGCAGGTTGCAGGTGTACAGCCCCTCGTCGGCCTCCTCCACCGCTGCGAACCCGAGAGAGAACCCAGCGGTGGGGTGCGCGGCCGGCCCGCGCCCCCGCGGCCCCTGCGGCCCCCGCCGCGCGCCCCAGGCTCCTTACCGCGGATGAGCAGCGAGAAATTGCCGTCGTGGAAGGCGGAGAGCGGCAGCAGGAGGCGGCCGCGGTCGCGCGGCTCGTACACGCGCTGCTCGCCCGCGGAGTACATGTCTACGAGCCGGCGGGCGGGGCCGCCGCCCGGGCCGCCGCTGAGGTCCCAGTGGACCACGCGCTGGCGGTCGTGCAGCCGGTCCTGGGTCCACACCATTCTCGGGCTCTGGCAGCGCAGCACCGCCAGGGCGCCGGCCGCCCAGCTCACGGTGGACTCGGACACCACGGAGCTGGCGGCTGGCGCGGGCCCTGAGGGcactggtggggaggaggagtcAGGGGGAGGGAAGGACCCGAGGGGATGGTATAGGGTGGGTCTGGCACGAGGGAGGGGGCGGTCACTAACCTGAGGACAGAAGCACAGCAGAGCCTAGAAGAAGAGGAGAGtcacactgggggagggggagcgcaACCTGAACCtttacacccccccccacctcacccccccccccccccgtcat
This Lynx canadensis isolate LIC74 chromosome C1, mLynCan4.pri.v2, whole genome shotgun sequence DNA region includes the following protein-coding sequences:
- the MXRA8 gene encoding matrix remodeling-associated protein 8 gives rise to the protein MELRSQVLLWELLLLQSSAVLLSSVPSGPAPAASSVVSESTVSWAAGALAVLRCQSPRMVWTQDRLHDRQRVVHWDLSGGPGGGPARRLVDMYSAGEQRVYEPRDRGRLLLPLSAFHDGNFSLLIRAVEEADEGLYTCNLHHHYCHLYETLAIRLQVTDNPRAAGAHWDGEKEVLVVERGAPALLTCVNRAHVWTDRHLEEAQQVVHWDRQPPGVPHDRADRLLDLYASGERRAYAPPFLRDRVAVGADAFARGDFSLRIEPLEPADEGTYSCHLHHHYCGLHERRIFHLTVTEPVAEPPPRDSPGNGSSHSGAPGPDPTLVRGRSVINVIVPEGRAHFFQQLGYVLATLLLFILLFIAVILATRQRRRGGYEYSDKKSGKPKGKDVNMAEFAVATGDQALYRSEDIQLDYKNNILKERAELAHSPLPAKYIDLDKEFRKEYCK